One genomic region from Streptomyces sp. NBC_00582 encodes:
- a CDS encoding ABC transporter substrate-binding protein has product MRITRTLKVAAAAAALFVAAGACGTSEAGDGAAATSGLNPPDRATPTALGKGEGQVNLIAWAGYVEDGSNDPKADWVSDFEKQTGCKVNSKVAASSDEMVKLMKTGEYDAVSASGDASLRLIASGDAAPVNTDLVPNYEDVFDGLKDGSWNSVDGQMYGIPHGRGANLLMYNTEKVTPAPTSWSAVFDDAGKYKGHVTAYDSPIYIADAALYLKATQPDLGIKDPYALDQKQFDAAVALLKKQNANIGEYWSDYLKEISAFKSGDSVVGTTWQVIANLAADEGAKVKAFVPKEGSTGWSDTWMVYAKAKHPNCAYKWLDWIVSPRVNAQVAEYFGEAPANSKACDLTSDKNFCTVYHASDEDYWKRIAFWNTPIEQCLDGRTDVTCVPYAKWVQAWTEIKG; this is encoded by the coding sequence GTGCGCATCACCAGAACCCTGAAGGTCGCGGCCGCCGCCGCGGCGCTGTTCGTCGCCGCCGGAGCCTGCGGCACCTCCGAGGCCGGCGACGGCGCGGCGGCCACCTCCGGACTCAACCCCCCGGACCGCGCCACGCCCACCGCCCTCGGCAAGGGCGAAGGCCAGGTCAACCTGATCGCCTGGGCCGGCTATGTCGAGGACGGCTCGAACGACCCGAAGGCCGACTGGGTGTCCGACTTCGAGAAACAGACCGGCTGCAAGGTCAACTCCAAGGTCGCCGCCAGCTCCGACGAGATGGTCAAGCTGATGAAGACCGGCGAGTACGACGCCGTCTCCGCCTCCGGGGACGCCTCCCTGCGCCTGATCGCCTCCGGAGACGCGGCCCCCGTCAACACCGACCTCGTCCCGAACTACGAGGACGTCTTCGACGGCCTGAAGGACGGGTCCTGGAACTCCGTCGACGGCCAGATGTACGGCATCCCGCACGGCCGCGGCGCCAACCTGCTGATGTACAACACCGAGAAGGTCACCCCGGCCCCCACCTCGTGGTCCGCCGTCTTCGACGACGCCGGGAAGTACAAGGGGCACGTCACCGCCTACGACTCGCCGATCTACATCGCCGACGCCGCGCTGTACCTGAAGGCGACCCAGCCCGACCTGGGCATCAAGGACCCCTACGCACTCGACCAGAAGCAGTTCGACGCCGCCGTGGCGCTGCTGAAGAAGCAGAACGCGAACATCGGCGAGTACTGGAGCGACTACCTCAAGGAGATCTCCGCCTTCAAGAGCGGCGACTCGGTGGTCGGCACCACCTGGCAGGTCATCGCCAACCTCGCCGCCGACGAGGGCGCCAAGGTCAAGGCCTTCGTGCCGAAGGAGGGCTCGACCGGGTGGTCCGACACCTGGATGGTGTATGCGAAAGCCAAGCACCCGAATTGTGCATACAAGTGGCTCGACTGGATCGTCTCTCCCCGGGTCAACGCCCAGGTCGCCGAGTACTTCGGCGAGGCGCCCGCCAACTCCAAGGCCTGCGACCTGACCAGCGACAAGAACTTCTGCACCGTCTACCACGCGAGCGACGAGGACTACTGGAAGCGCATCGCGTTCTGGAACACCCCGATCGAGCAGTGCCTCGACGGGCGGACGGACGTCACCTGCGTGCCGTACGCCAAATGGGTGCAGGCCTGGACCGAGATCAAGGGCTGA
- a CDS encoding ABC transporter ATP-binding protein: protein MEGSAIRLQDLRKSFGETTAVAGVDLDIRDGEFFSMLGPSGSGKTTVLRLIAGFETPDRGRIELAGQEVTGLAPFERDVHTVFQDYALFPHMSVEQNVAYPLRIRRVPKAERLVRARKALTEVRLEGFGRRRPAQLSGGQRQRVALARALVGRPRVLLLDEPLGALDLTLREQMQVELKDLQREVGITFVFVTHDQQEALTMSDRIAVFHEGRVEQVGTPAEIYERPASPFVASFVGISNLLQGESAHRIVGTPGTYSIRPEKIRVLQESAAAEEPGHASAAGRVAEVVYLGDVTRFLVDLDEGGRLTALQQNLETSSEDVAAYRGARVRLRWHHRHAVAVPDTR, encoded by the coding sequence ATGGAGGGGAGTGCGATCCGGCTGCAGGACCTGCGGAAGTCGTTCGGTGAGACGACCGCGGTGGCCGGCGTCGATCTGGACATCCGGGACGGGGAGTTCTTCTCGATGCTCGGCCCCTCCGGTTCGGGCAAGACGACCGTGCTCCGGCTGATCGCCGGCTTCGAGACACCGGACCGGGGGCGGATCGAGCTCGCCGGGCAGGAGGTCACCGGTCTGGCCCCCTTCGAGCGGGACGTCCACACCGTCTTCCAGGACTACGCCCTCTTCCCCCACATGAGCGTCGAACAGAACGTCGCCTACCCCTTGCGGATCCGCCGGGTGCCCAAGGCGGAACGGCTGGTCAGGGCCCGCAAGGCGCTCACCGAGGTCCGCCTGGAGGGCTTCGGCCGGCGGCGTCCCGCGCAGCTCTCCGGCGGCCAGCGCCAGCGGGTCGCCCTCGCCCGGGCGCTCGTCGGCCGCCCCCGGGTGCTGCTGCTCGACGAGCCGCTCGGCGCCCTGGACCTCACACTGCGGGAGCAGATGCAGGTGGAGCTGAAGGACCTCCAGCGCGAGGTCGGCATCACCTTCGTCTTCGTCACCCACGACCAGCAGGAGGCCCTGACGATGAGCGACCGCATCGCCGTCTTCCACGAGGGCCGCGTCGAACAGGTCGGCACCCCGGCCGAGATCTACGAACGCCCCGCGAGCCCCTTCGTCGCCTCCTTCGTCGGCATCTCCAACCTGCTGCAGGGCGAGTCCGCCCACCGGATCGTCGGCACCCCCGGCACCTACAGCATCCGCCCCGAGAAGATCCGGGTCCTACAGGAGTCCGCCGCGGCCGAGGAGCCCGGCCACGCCTCCGCCGCCGGCCGCGTCGCCGAGGTCGTCTATCTGGGTGACGTCACCCGCTTTCTCGTCGACCTCGACGAGGGCGGCCGCCTCACCGCCCTGCAACAGAACCTGGAGACCTCCTCCGAGGACGTCGCCGCCTACCGCGGCGCCCGGGTGCGGCTGCGGTGGCACCACCGGCACGCCGTCGCGGTACCGGACACCCGCTGA
- a CDS encoding FadR/GntR family transcriptional regulator produces MREQQTGAGTRRAIFAPVDSGARVEAVVRRLGDAIDLGLLADGEQLPGETALAGQLGVSTVTLREALMALRQQGLVTTRRGRGGGSFVSLPERPAEERLRGRLRGWSTEELRDLGDHWAALSGAAARLAADRTEPDDLLPLRRTVEELTRAQDAAARSRMYGRFHVELAAAAQSARLTREQVALQTEMGALLCLVFTDDAYREEVADRHRSVICAVQDGSHESAGALAERCVRESTARLVALRLAL; encoded by the coding sequence GTGAGGGAGCAGCAGACGGGTGCCGGAACCCGCAGAGCCATCTTCGCGCCCGTCGACAGCGGGGCGCGAGTGGAGGCCGTGGTGCGCCGACTGGGTGACGCCATCGACCTCGGCCTCCTCGCCGACGGCGAGCAGTTGCCCGGCGAGACCGCACTCGCGGGACAGCTCGGGGTCTCCACGGTGACGCTGCGGGAGGCGCTCATGGCGCTGCGCCAGCAGGGTCTGGTCACCACCCGCCGGGGGCGCGGCGGCGGCAGCTTCGTCTCCCTGCCCGAGCGCCCCGCCGAGGAACGGCTCAGGGGCCGGCTGCGCGGCTGGAGCACCGAGGAGCTGCGCGACCTCGGCGACCACTGGGCCGCCCTGTCCGGTGCCGCCGCCCGCCTCGCCGCCGACCGCACCGAACCCGACGACCTGCTCCCCCTGCGCCGCACGGTCGAGGAACTGACGCGGGCTCAGGACGCGGCCGCCCGCAGCCGGATGTACGGCCGCTTCCATGTGGAACTGGCCGCGGCCGCGCAGTCGGCCCGGCTGACCCGCGAACAGGTCGCCCTGCAGACGGAGATGGGGGCTCTGCTGTGTCTCGTGTTCACCGACGACGCATACCGTGAAGAAGTCGCGGACCGTCACCGCTCCGTGATCTGCGCCGTGCAGGATGGGTCGCACGAATCGGCCGGAGCACTGGCCGAGCGGTGCGTACGGGAGTCGACGGCGCGGCTCGTCGCCCTGCGCCTGGCCCTGTAG
- a CDS encoding cache domain-containing protein, giving the protein MSSSPAAVGASAEPVGASDGERVAARVGAALEAVFAAVAATRAETAALLDRVAAEGRRPATADLAALRPGLHLRLAREELVSGIGFVAAPGLLGDVPAWLEWWQTGTDGGVRPLLPDLDPGRSAYADYTHWDWFALPRETGRRAVAGPYVDYLCSDEYSLTLSAPVRAGGRFLGVAAADVYLRHLEAAVLPLLRTLPGPAYLVNARGRVAASADPGRPAGSLAKGPDFAAVLEEGRPTGCEGRLLLPCGRVPLVLVTAGRR; this is encoded by the coding sequence ATGAGCAGCAGCCCCGCAGCCGTGGGCGCGTCGGCGGAACCGGTCGGCGCGTCCGACGGGGAACGGGTAGCGGCCCGGGTGGGCGCCGCCCTGGAGGCGGTGTTCGCCGCCGTCGCCGCGACCCGCGCCGAGACGGCGGCCCTCCTCGACCGGGTGGCCGCCGAGGGCCGCCGGCCCGCCACCGCCGATCTGGCCGCCCTGCGTCCGGGGCTCCATCTGCGCCTGGCCCGCGAGGAGTTGGTGTCGGGGATCGGCTTCGTCGCCGCGCCGGGCCTGCTGGGGGACGTACCGGCGTGGCTGGAGTGGTGGCAGACGGGCACGGACGGCGGCGTACGGCCGCTGCTGCCGGACCTCGATCCGGGCCGGTCGGCGTACGCGGACTACACCCACTGGGACTGGTTCGCGCTGCCCCGCGAGACCGGGCGGCGGGCGGTGGCCGGACCGTACGTGGACTACCTCTGCTCGGACGAGTACAGCCTGACCCTGTCCGCACCGGTCCGGGCCGGGGGCCGGTTCCTGGGCGTGGCCGCGGCGGACGTGTACCTGCGGCACCTCGAGGCCGCCGTCCTGCCGCTGCTGCGGACGCTGCCCGGGCCCGCCTACCTGGTGAACGCCCGCGGGCGGGTGGCCGCGTCGGCCGACCCGGGACGGCCGGCGGGCTCGCTGGCCAAGGGGCCGGACTTCGCGGCGGTACTGGAGGAGGGCCGGCCCACCGGGTGCGAGGGGCGGCTGCTGCTGCCCTGCGGGCGCGTGCCACTGGTTCTGGTGACGGCCGGGCGCCGCTGA
- a CDS encoding helix-turn-helix domain-containing protein, with the protein MSDGFEVPGATATVPLSAVVARVAVTADRLGVPHAEVFDTARLSVASGVPESVVRALLSGRPAGEPDVQARFLQRLDLLRRTRLKPNGRRYTQQEIADGAGMSRQQAGALINGDRRPTMEHCDAIQRFFRVHAGFLTAEDPEALAGALQHTEQELLQKLAAREAAAAAEDPLERLLQDHGVRGIAWRAAQLPTDQHRDKVAEWLDMLLESVKRPES; encoded by the coding sequence GTGTCGGATGGCTTCGAGGTTCCGGGCGCCACGGCGACGGTGCCGCTGTCGGCCGTGGTCGCCCGTGTCGCCGTGACGGCCGACCGGCTCGGCGTGCCGCACGCGGAGGTCTTCGACACCGCACGGCTGTCCGTCGCCTCCGGTGTCCCCGAGTCCGTGGTCAGGGCCCTGCTGAGCGGCCGCCCGGCGGGCGAGCCGGACGTCCAGGCCCGCTTCCTGCAGCGCCTGGACCTGCTGCGGCGCACCCGGCTGAAACCGAACGGCCGCCGCTACACCCAGCAGGAGATCGCCGACGGCGCAGGCATGTCGCGGCAGCAGGCGGGCGCCCTCATCAACGGCGACCGCCGTCCCACGATGGAGCACTGCGACGCGATCCAGCGGTTCTTCCGGGTGCACGCCGGCTTCCTGACGGCGGAGGACCCCGAGGCCCTCGCGGGCGCCCTGCAGCACACCGAACAGGAACTGCTGCAGAAGCTCGCCGCACGAGAGGCTGCCGCGGCCGCCGAGGACCCGCTGGAGCGGCTGCTGCAGGACCACGGTGTGCGCGGGATCGCCTGGCGGGCGGCGCAGCTGCCCACCGACCAGCACCGGGACAAGGTCGCGGAGTGGCTGGACATGCTCCTGGAGAGCGTGAAGCGGCCCGAGTCGTGA